In the genome of Botrytis cinerea B05.10 chromosome 5, complete sequence, one region contains:
- the Bcthg1 gene encoding Bcthg1, with protein MANSKYEYVKAFEQPDLLIPNTWIVVRIDGRGFHKFSDKYAFEKPNDRRALDLMNAAAKAVMMELPDIMIAYGISDEYSFVFHKSCVLFERRSSKLVTTIVSTFTAYYVHFWSTYFPGPEMQLTAPLPSFDGRAVQYPSVQNLRDYMSWRQVDCHINNLYNTTFWTLIQKGGFDAKGAEKELAGSLAADKNEILFSRFGINYNNEPEIYKKGSVVFRDYELVEPGVPEAIDEDSAKTIEQKELSKTQEEKDRKRRAKARITVQHVDVIKDEFWQRRPWLLSNKPGKIPKEI; from the exons ATGGCTAACTCAAA ATATGAATATGTCAAAGCCTTTGAGCAACCCGATCTACTCATCCCAAATACATGGATCGTAGTGCGTATTGACGGTCGGGGATTTCATAA ATTCTCAGACAAATATGCCTTTGAGAAACCGAACGATCGGAGAGCGCTGGATTTGATGAATGCGGCTGCGAAGGCAGTCATGATGGAATTGCCCGATATTATGATTGCCTATGGGATTAGTGATGAGTATAG TTTTGTCTTCCATAAATCATGTGTGCTCTTTGAGAGACGCTCAAG TAAGCTGGTCACGACAATAGTATCAACTTTCACAGCATACTATGTCCATTTCTGGTCTACCTATTTCCCGGGCCCGGAAATGCAACTCACAGCACCGTTACCTAGTTTTGATGGTAGAGCTGTGCAATATCCCAGTGTTCAGAATTTGAGGGATTATATGAGTTGGAGACAAGTTGATT GTCACATCAACAATCTTTACAATACCACTTTTTGGACGCTGATTCAGAAAGGAGGATTCGACGCAAAAGGTGCAGAGAAGGAACTTGCT GGATCTTTGGCTGCGGACAAGAATGAAATCTTGTTCTCGAGATTTGGAATCAACTACAACAATGAACCAGAAATCTACAAAAAGGGAAGTGTGGTTTTCCGAGAC TATGAGTTAGTAGAACCGGGAGTGCCAGAGGCAATCGATGAAGATTCAGCAAAGACAATTGAGCAGAAGGAGCTCTCAAAGacacaagaagaaaaggacaggaagagaagagcaaAGGCAAGAATCACGGTGCAACATGTAGATGTCATTAAAGACGAATTTTGGCAGAGGAGACCATGGCTTTTATCCAACAAGCCTGGAAAGATACCCAAAGAGATATAG